Part of the Pyricularia oryzae 70-15 chromosome 3, whole genome shotgun sequence genome, TCAAGTCAAGGAGAAACCGAAAGCTCAGTTTGATCACTGATCGTACAACAGACATAACCTGCATCAAATCACAGCTAGGCAAGCGATCTATAGTGTTTGTAGTTGATTTGTTTTAAAAGCGGCCATTAACAGATCCGCTCCTCAAGAGGAGCATAGTCATGCCATGCTAAGCTCGGGGGCTGTATTTGCGAGTAGCAGACATTTAATAGCAAGGCAGACCGAGAATCGACCGTCACGATATTGACGTATTATCACTGACTTAGGGATACCATTTCATGCTCGGCCACATCGTGGACTTGTCGCCCGAAGCTGTCAAGATCTTTTTGACTTTGAACGAGATTGTATTGAGATTTCTATCGACAAAAACATTATGGCCCGGAGATTTAAATCTTCTTGGTTCCGGGGAGAGGCTGCAGCTCACCAGCCGCGGCGCCAGCATCCTCGGTTCCAGGCAGCGGTGCCAGGCCGGGGACGGCATCACCAGCAGGTGCAGCTGCGTCCGGAGCAGGCGCGGCAGCGGGGTCTGCAGCAGGGTCAGCAGCCGGGTCAGCGGCGGGATCCGCAGCCTCGACGGGTGCCGGGGTGGCAGTGGGCAAGGCGCTCTCAACCGGCGCGGGCGTGCCAGCAGCGGGGTCGGCCGACGCAACAGGGCTAGCCGAAGAGACGGGGTCGGCCGAGGCGACAGGTGCGGGGGAAGCAACGGGGCTGGCCGACGCAACAGGGGCAGCCACTGGCGCAGCAGGCGGGGCCGCATCGCCGCCGAAACCGGGCTGGAAGCACAGGTACTTGAGCGGGGAGCTGGCGACCTGGAAGCCGAGGATGCTGCAGCCGCCGAGATCGGCAGGGGCCTGGCTGGGCTGGTTGACGGCGGGAGCGGCGTCGATGGCACCTGCGACGGGAGCCGGGGGAGCAGCGACGGCGCCGGCTGCGGTGGCGACCATCTGGGCGCGCACCACACCGGGAACCGACACGGCTGTGTGGGAGTCGGTGAAGAAGCCGGCAGGGTTGGCCTCGATCTGACGGAGGGTGAAACCCGTGCCGGTGTCCTGGCCGTTGGCTTGGATGCCGGTGGTGAAGGGGCCGGTCAGACAGCCGGACGAGCGCTTGACGACCTCGGGGCCAGAGTCGGCAGGCTCCGGGTTGGGGAAGGAGATGCGGGGTGGGCCGGCGGCACCCTCAGCTGCCTCGTGGATGTGGGTTGCCGTCGTGGCTGGGGACTGGTAAGGACCTGTGACGCCCATCAAGGTGATGTTCTGTAGATAAAAGCTCAGTCAGTAAACGTTGTATTGCAGATCCGGTTCGTAAGCAAGATGTTCACATACGTAGCAGATGATGTCAAGGTCGACGTTGATTCCGTAGTTGTAAAACCCAATAGCACCAGCCTCGCCAGGAGCAACCTGCCCGTCGTTGTTGATGACCTTGTCGGGCGTGGCAACCAGGTTGTATGTCGACGTGAAAGCAAAGGGGCCGTTGGGAAGCGGCTGGCCAACCTGCTCCTGGCGCCTAAGAACGGGACCCGCAGCGGCGAGGCTGCTCAGGGCCATGATTATCGAGATAGACTGCATGTTGTCTGTTTGTATATGTGTTGTATCTGGTCCTTGACCTGATGTTCCTTTCTCCTGCAATTACTGCTTATTTCTGCCAAGTGCCCTGCACAAAACGTACTCAAAGTCGACTGTTTTCTTGAAAATGAACGATATTAGATCAGCACTGCTGAGATTGTAATAAGAAAGGTAAGATAAAACGAATGTGCCACGTCAACGTGGATAGTAACCAAAAACAAACAGGTATGGAGAAGAGGATGGGGGAGAAGAGGAAGGAGAAAACAACAAACTGGAAGCAGTGCGACGAAAGGACGATGAAGACCTTTACATCTAGACATTCTGCGATCAGGCCTCTCAATAGTGGCACCCAGTTAAGGCGTGCCCAGGTGAGATTTGATCCACATCCTCACACGCAACCCTGCACGGGAAGTCTTCAGCTGCACGGCTGCCGACTGGGCGAAACAGCAGCACCCTCGCACGTGCAGCCAGAACCAGCTCTTGAGGTTGTTGCCAATATTCCTGccccgacaagcccgactGTCCCCCCCAAGCCCCCCCTAAGAAATCGTACAGCACGAACAAAGGTCAGGGGCGGGCATTGTGGTTGTGGGCACGGATGTATTGggccaagcaagccaaggtGCTCCAGGCTCGACGATCAGGAACCTCCGTGGTGGAAGGGATAGCGGTACGGGTCACAGCTGCTCCGGCCAATGGGATTTCTCGTCGTCCTTGATTTGCGGGGTCGGGAATTTCTTGGCTTGGGATGGCAGCGAGATGAGGATCCAGAATGCCAAGGTCTCGGCCGTTTCTGTTTGGGATCTTTCAACGAGCTCCATCTTGTTTTTGACAAAGAACAAAAGAGCGGCTGCTTGATGAAATGTGGAAAGattgagagaaaaaaagagaaaacttGAAGATCTCAGGGATCAATCGTTTTGCGTGATGAAAGAAATCTCCATTTTTGCTTCAAACTTGACTTTGAATGACGTTTATTTTTCGTGGGTTTTTGTTTGGGGCCTGACCGCCGTCGAGGGCCAAGAGTGAAAGGTAGGATCAAAAATTTGACATTGGCTGGCTCGCGGCTTTCCATCAATCAGCCTCCGGGAGCTAAAAAAGGAGAGCGTGTTTGACGCTACAATCAGGGAGTAAAAATCCAAGGTGTTTTGTGTTAGATGATCACTGAATATGTGTAAATATATagaaagtgaaaaaaaaaatataacgGTCATCCCATGTCAAAGCCTGGCCAAACAATCATCCCATCACAAAGCCATCACCTCAAAAGCTTCGGTCAGACCAAAATGCGAAAAGGTTAAAGGTGAGTTAAGGTTAAAAATGGCCGGTCTATGGATTTCTGGACCGTCTCTTCTGAAAATCCCCTTCTGGTTGCAGTGGACCACCGCCCCCACCCGCCCGCCACCTTATGACATTTGTGGGGCTCGATATTCCTGGCGAAAAGCCAAACATCGACCGAGGTGCCCAAGCTGCACTGCCCTACAGGGGAAATTTtagaagagaagaagaaagaaacaaagtCAACTTTGACCCACCAATTCCGCCCACATGCTGCTGCAACACTTTGTCTAGCAGTTACTCCTGACGCTGGTAGTAACGCACGACTTGCCATCGGGACCGCTTCCGAGTTTCTTCGGCTCGCTGCCGTTGCTGTTGCCCTCGTCTAAAGGTTTGGTGTTATGATTGTCAGCCAAATTCTATTAGAATACGGCCGTACCGCACAGGGAGTCGACTTACAGCGGTCGCAGTACTTGCTCGAGTTCTGGCAAGTGCTGGTGATCTTGCAGGTGTCGCCATAGTTTGAGTTGATGCCGCACAGCACGCCACCCTTTACAGCCACGGAGTTTTGAATAACGACGTCTACAGAGGTAGGAACAGACCCGCAGAGGTtagcgaaaaaaagaattccGAGTCAAAATCTTTTTGCATCCTGTCCTGTTGAATCGAGCTCTGAAACAAACACAAACAAAGAAGAAAGGCGCAAAAAGGCAAATGAAACGAAACAAGGggtaaaaaagaagaaggaaaaaaactcACTCCTTGGTCCGCCATTGTCCTTGCAGTTGCCACAGCTCCTGACCAGCTTGCCGTAGTCGTTGGCGTAAAAGTTGTCAATGACGATGGTGCCGCGCCCGTTGAACTGGAAGATCTTGTCCGAGGCCTTAAAGGCACCTCCGCCCCGGACGTAGCTCGTCCCGGAGCCCTGCTTGAAGGTCGCCGCGTCCTCGCACACGTCTGCCCACCAGACGTTGTTGAGCGTGCAGGTGCCCTTGCAGTGCACGCCCTCGGCCTGCGACTTGCCGATGATGACGTTGGACAGCGTCGCGCCGTTCTCGAGGATGAACATGGCATCCTTCTCCCCGGTCTCGGTTTGGCCCTGGCAGACGGCGGCTGTGGGAtgaggggttttttttgggaggTGATTAGTTGAGGGAGTCAAAGGTAGGTTGCCTTTTGGGACTTGGTTTGTAGGCGGTTAGGACTCACGGTTGCGCTCGAAGCGCTTCATGCCGCCATCGAAGCTGCCCTTGACGGGAATCGCCGTCGGCACGGAGCTGGTGCCGGCCGATGCGGGGAGAGTCGTCGTCACGGCGGAGACGCCCGTGAAGGCGGCGAGCAGGAGGTAGGCTGCGTGCATCTTGGACAGGATTTTCGGCGGTGATGGATAAGGACCTAGATCGAAGATGGGGTTCTGGATTGCGAGTCTCAGATGGCCTGGTGAGATGAGGTTTCCTTGGATCAAAGCAATGAGGATACCATTGTCGTTTTATACAAAACCGCCAGAGCGAtcgactagaactagaccccAAGGGCCGGTTCCCCCTTGCACGGTACAAACTGCCCTCTCCACGGCAAGTCCCAAGACATTTGCTTCTAATCGGCAGTGCATTCTGCAAGATATCGAATTTCCCCACAGGAGGTATCTACTTTCGCCAAATTCATCCGTCAAATCTGCACTGAAACGACCAAATCCTCGTTTCTTAGTGGAGGCAAAATCTTTGCTttcgtattttttttcttgtccttgaccTCATGCGGAAAATGCAGGTACGATTAAACTGCTCATTTATTCGGGACAACCAGGTGGGAGGTTTTGGTAGCGAATATGGCTTATCATTCGAGGAAAAACACCAAGACATTCCCCCCCGGACTGGGGTGCAGGTTGGGGGCGATGCTTAAAGCAGTGAGCAGGGGTATCTAGCACAAAACCGTTCCGTCGTCGAGAATGGGAAATGGGAACAAGCTCTTGTGCTTCTAGAAAACATGGTCACATGGAGGACTGCACTTGCAAGAGAAGATTTCTGGGCAAGTCAAGCAATTAGTCAAGCACTTTATTGTCCGTGTATACCAAGGTATGGACTTGGGCCTAGAATATGCGAAGATTTTGCTTTGCGATGGCTCACTGGTGGGTTTTTAGCACTACTGAATGCAGAAGGTAAATGATGACTACACCTTATCTATAGTAGAACTCTCGCCAAGTATCCTTATTGAGGCGAAGCTGCTATGCTGGTCGTTTGGTTTTCCCCATCGTCAGTTGTGACTACCTGCGAGGTTATCGTGGTGTAAAGTCCCCGATTGATGGCTTAATGGGCTTCCGGGGAGAGGAGTGGTTCGCTCGTGGGAGGGTGTATGGTAGAATACCGAATGGGAAAGAGAGCAAACACCAGAAAGCCTGCTATATACATGCATTTTGCAGCAATGAAGAGAGAGCAATGCCAGAAGCAGAGCACCAGATTCAAAATGTTGATAGACAGCGGGGTAGCATGAAATGCGCGCTTGGCAAAATGAACGCGGAGTCGCAATCGGGAGTCGAGTACCGCATCGACCGAGATTCGGGCTACCTTGGTCTGTTCAAGCTAGGCAGTCTTGGTCTACACTAAATCAATTGGGCACAATTCCCCATTCTCAATGTGTTTCATGTATTAGACTACCTAGTCCAGTCTCTACTGGTGGTCACATGATGCTTTTCCTTCAATAGGCATAAAAGTCGAATTCAGGATAGGTCACCATCACAGCAGTTCTTACGTTTTGACAAGTATATTTAAGCCAAGGAAGAGGGTTTGCGGGGTATCCCGAAACCATGTACAAATCCGGTGCGGCTGAAGCGATGACGAGGATTAAATGAGGCAACCCGTGGGTGGCCTAGGACAGGAGTTTGCCTTGTTGCCAGACAGTGATGGACTGAACACAGCGTCAAAATATTCATAATGCAAATGTAGCAATTATATTAGCGTCACTTCAATATAGATACGTAACCTCTCGCCCTCTCAGAACACCACTGTCGGATCTCAAATGCCCCGATCAAATATAGAAATCGGACTACAGCGTGGTGCCAGGGCCTCGTTGCTGCTCTGTGCCGCCAGCAGCTTGACGACCCGGCTGCTGGGGCCATCATGGAAAACCCTCGCTGCGACGACAGTGGCCACGCTATCGGTTGGCTTTGCGCTGTCTAGGCCGCAATGCCGCACCGTGGACTCGATAGCAGCAGCACATGCCCTCTTCGTTTTCCTCGTCACGTCCGTCGTTTTATCCAGATGGGACGCTCTCACCACGCTCTTTGCAATCTTCACCGCGACGCATGTTCTCTTGTCTATAGGAGAGTACTTTCAGGGAAACCAAGTGCTGTCGAGATGGAATCAGGGACTCTTTCGGTACATTGGAGGCTTCATCACCTTTTTCGGCACAAAGTTGAAAAGTGCCAAGCAAGTCCGGCAGTGGTGGCTCAGAACACCCGCAGTGATCCTGGCTGGTGTGCCGTTCTTCATGGCAATTTCTGCCCTGGCGACTTGGAACATGATGCAGGAGTTGCCATACGCGGACTGGCCTTGGTTCCGTGGAGTGGTTCGAGAGCAGCGCTTGCGCGCGAGATCCTGGACAAGCTGGCGTTATAGAGCGCCAGCCTATGTCCACTCACCCATCACAAAAGGGTTTCAAGGGAGGATCAGGCTATTGAAGCTGCGGCCACGCTGGCCACTGGGCGAGATACGATGCGAGCTTGTCGAAGCAGATATGGGCACCACGTCATGTCCAGATTACGAGGCGATTTCGTATCACTGGGGACCAGGCAAACCTACCGAGCCAATTTACATCGACGGTAAAGTTTTCCATGTATCACCCACCGTTCTGGCTGCTCTCTATCAGCTTAGCAGCTACCACCAAACGCGCCATCTCTGGATCGACTCCATCTGCATCAACCAGCGCGACACGGATGAGAAGGGTTCTCAGATCACCCTAATGCGGGACATATATCGCCACGCCCGGGGTGTGACTGTCTGGCTGGATGGGATACCAGAGCCCTGGGAGGCTCGCAAGATGCTTGCCGGTTTGTGGCACGAAATCAAGTTTGGAACGACCCAGAGCGTGACAGCTATGTTGCGCATGTACTCGGAGCAGTGGCGCGACTCAGGCTGGGACCAGCTGTGTGCCGTCTTCTGTCATCCCTGGTTCTTCCGGATCTGGGTGATCCAGGAAGTATCTTCGGCTGTTGACCCGGAGGCCGTCACCATTCTCACATCAACGACGACGCTTAACTGGTCCAATATGGTGTTTGTCGCCGATAGTTTGAACTCTTTGCCTTTGAACATTGCTATGCAGACCACGGTTGTGGCACCCGAGGCTCTGAAGCTCCCGTTGGGGCTGCTGCATGCTGTCTTTATGGGCTACCTCGGGACCGCGGACCCACAAAGCGCCTCGAGGCGGCTCCCGGCTCTGCTGGGCATGGTGGAAAGCTACGGTGCCACGGAGCCGCTGGATTTTGTATATGCCTTGCTGGGGCTCTTGGATCCTGAAGACCCCGTTCACGGCTGGCTGAAGCCAGATTATAGCAAGAGTGTGGAAGACGTATTCGCTACGGTCGCGCGGGGCCTGATTATGACTTTGGACCAAGGCAAGAGCTGCAACGAAGTATTGTCGTACGCCGGAATCGGGTACACGAACAAGCTTGGGGCTGGGTTGCCGAGCTGGGCTCCAGACTTGACAAGCCAGGGCACGCGGGCGGGGACTTGGACGTACCAGCAACACTTTAACCGCCCCTCACATGCATGTCAGTTCAACGCGTCAGGCGGATCGGCTCTTGATGTATTCTTCCCGAGCCCCAAGGTGATGCGCATGCGAGGCATCCGGTTCGACCGCATCGCCCACGTCGGACCAATGCTGAAATATATTGAGCACTACGGCCCAGAGGTAGACGAGGTGACTTCGACAGCCGATATGCTCATAAACCACTTCCGGTGCCGCATCTTGGTACTATCCAAGGCACAAAGGCCGTATCCCACTGGCCAGAATCTGCAAGACGTCTTCTGGCGTTCCTGCGTCGGGGACACGCAGTTTGTGCGTCCCGCGCCGGATTCTCTCGGGACAGCATGCCGGGTTTGGGAGGTGATGATGATGCGCTACTTGTCCACCGAGGCAGCTCAGGGCAACAGGATCGCCGTGGAGGCGCTGGAGAAGCTTCAGGATGTAATGCAGGGATTGCATGGTGACGAAGAGGAGACTGGGGTAGGTGTTGTGCTGCAGCTGCTCGAGCTGATAACTTCAAACATGGCGGTTACGAAGGATGAACTAATGCGGACGGCAATGGAGTGGAATGGGGCGAGGATGATGTGCTGTGCTGGACGGGTATTATGCGTGACTGAGGACGGGTGGGTAACTTTCTGCCCGCCGGAGACGCTTGTCGGCGACGTGGTTTGCGTTTTCCATGGTGTCGGGACGCCTTTCCTGCTGCGACAGAGCTCAGATACCGATTCAGTAACGATGGAGCTGGTGGGCGAAGCGTACGTCCACGGGGCTATGGATGGAGAGGGTGCTTGCCGCAGCGAACCTGAAGTTTTCACTATTGTCTGACCCCGGTCAGAATAGAAAATCGCGCATCTCGTGGGGATTAGAGTTCAGGAACAGTCCAGTTGAGCAGGAGAAAAGAGCGAGTAACTTGAACTGCCGAAAATCCAAACTTGTCTTGCGAAAAAGTCACTGCCTTGGAGCGTGTATATTTGCTGCTCATCTGAATGCCTGCGTGGATTAATTCGAATCAGTATGGGGAGAGTTTTAACGGTTTTCACGGGCGTCAAGCTGTCAAGCCTGTCGGTAGCATGGATTGATTGGGTGAACAGAGCAAGTTTTATCGTGTGCTGAACGCGATTGCCGAATCGCTCCTGTTCCGAGGCCCGCATGTGTCAAACCTCGGACGAAGAAACCAACCGATAAGGGCCGTCCTCCAAGCAAGCGGGGCTCGAGCTGAAAGACCTTAGCTTTGACGCCTACAAAGCCCAAGTCATGTCTCGATTCTGCCTTTGTTTTCCCTTTCATTGTATTTCACTAGGTATGCTTCAAGCAGTCCATTGTTGAGTTTTTTTGTAGAAGACGCCTATGAACCCAGGACCGCATCAACAATGTTGGCGACAACCAGAACCAAAGCCGCCGGTGGCCCAACGTCTGCAAGCGCGacacccgggcattttcaaCCTAGATTGCCGCTTGTAAAACGGATGCTTTGCTGGTTGCAGGCAGCGATTTTCACCGGCTTGATGGGCGCTTTGAAGACCTTGAAGCCGGTCGTTGACAAGATTTTCCCCCAGTCGTTCCACCCGACCTTGATAAAGAACTATAAATCACGGCCAGGGCTTCCGATTCGGTAAGCATTTCCTATGCGGGAAATAGCCTAGAATCCCTCCCATACCTGCGTAATCCTGACTAGGAAGCGCATCTGCCTTGCCTCAAGTACCGACCCAGTCATGGCAGCGGCGCGTTGCTGACACTTGCTTGGGAGGTCCAGGGTCTTCTTCCCCAAGGGTTACGACCACAAAAATCCACAAGGAAACCCCCTGCCATGCCTCTTCTCCATACACGGTGGTGGGTTCGTCGTTGGAATCCCAGACCTCAACGATGATTGGAACCACCACTTCTGCAATACCCACTCGGCTATCGTGATCGCCCTCAACTACCGAAAAGCCCCCAGGCACCCCTTCCCCACCCCGATCCACGACGTCACAGCCCTCATCACCACGGTTCTGGACGACCACAAAGACCTGGCTCGCCACATCGACCCCAACcgcgtcgccgtcgccggctTCTCCGCCGGCGGCAGTCTCACCCTGGCCGTCGCGCAGCAACCCCAAATCCGATCCAGGATCCAGGCCATTGTGCCCGTATACCCAGCGTGCGACTTTGCAACACCGACGGACGTCAAGGTACGGCTGAGAAGATACAAAGAGGGGCTGAAAGGGTTCAGGGCCCGCAAGAGCGACTTCCTGGTATACATGATGGCCTGCTTCAACTGGAGCTACATCCCCGTCGGCCATGATCTGACAGACCCACTCCTCAGCGGAGAGGTCCTCCCCGCCTCGGCCCTGCCGAAACGTGTGTTTATAATCGCGGCCGAGATGGACCTGCTGGCGCACGGAGCATGGAGGTTGGCGTGCAGACTGGCCGGCAAGCCGGTACCCGGATATGATCAGGAGGTTGGCCGGCCCGAGCTACAGCCACCACACCGGCTCAACCTTGACGACGAGGCATACCACTGGCTACAGAAGACAAAAGACGGACGTGAGGTCAGGTGGTTGCTCGCGCCCGATGCGGTGCATGCTTTCGACATGGAGGCCAAGCTTTTGGCACCtttcgacaaggtcatgaaGGCGGATTGTAGGGCGAAGAGAGATGAAGAGATAGAGATAATTG contains:
- a CDS encoding pectate lyase; protein product: MHAAYLLLAAFTGVSAVTTTLPASAGTSSVPTAIPVKGSFDGGMKRFERNPAVCQGQTETGEKDAMFILENGATLSNVIIGKSQAEGVHCKGTCTLNNVWWADVCEDAATFKQGSGTSYVRGGGAFKASDKIFQFNGRGTIVIDNFYANDYGKLVRSCGNCKDNGGPRNVVIQNSVAVKGGVLCGINSNYGDTCKITSTCQNSSKYCDRYEGNSNGSEPKKLGSGPDGKSCVTTSVRSNC
- a CDS encoding alpha/beta hydrolase fold protein, giving the protein MLATTRTKAAGGPTSASATPGHFQPRLPLVKRMLCWLQAAIFTGLMGALKTLKPVVDKIFPQSFHPTLIKNYKSRPGLPIRVFFPKGYDHKNPQGNPLPCLFSIHGGGFVVGIPDLNDDWNHHFCNTHSAIVIALNYRKAPRHPFPTPIHDVTALITTVLDDHKDLARHIDPNRVAVAGFSAGGSLTLAVAQQPQIRSRIQAIVPVYPACDFATPTDVKVRLRRYKEGLKGFRARKSDFLVYMMACFNWSYIPVGHDLTDPLLSGEVLPASALPKRVFIIAAEMDLLAHGAWRLACRLAGKPVPGYDQEVGRPELQPPHRLNLDDEAYHWLQKTKDGREVRWLLAPDAVHAFDMEAKLLAPFDKVMKADCRAKRDEEIEIIGKWLWG